From the genome of Methylocystis heyeri:
GCGCCACCAGATCGCCATAGAGCGGCGATGCGATGGGGCTGATCTCCTGCTTCGCGCGTAGCCAGAGCGCCGGATCGCACCATGCGCGCACGCCATCCTGTGCGGCCCGCTCGTCGAGATTCAGGATCGAGACGCCGCTGCGATCAGCCCTTGCCCGCAGCGCGGCGTTGAGTCTCGCGACGGCGCGCGCGGGCGAGGCTGCGAGGCGATGCTCATTGGCGCCGAGCAGATGCGGAAACACAGGCGGCAGGGTCTGCTGGATGACGGCGGCGCCGAGGCGCGCGGTAAGCCGGCTCCAACACAATTCGAGACGCGCGAGAGTTTCGCCCAGCGCCGCCTCGGCCTCGGCTTCGTTCGCAGCGGAGGCGACGGCGCCCGCCAGATGGCGCGCGTCGAGCGCTATAAGCACGGCATTCGGCCTGAAGGCGTAAAGCGCCGAACTCTCGTCCAGCGACTCCTGCAGATATTGGCCATAACCCGCTTCGTAGATCGACGCCCACAATCCGCGGCGCGCCGCAGCGATGCGAATGCCGGAGCGTAAATGCGCGAGCGTCGAAGAACCGAGCAGCGCGAGTCTGATCGGCTCGCCCGCGACGCCGCGAGGCGGATCATGGGCGAAATATCTGCCGAAGATTCGGTCGAGCCGCTCGGTCTCGAGAAAACCGAGCCGCGCGCCGGCGAGCGCCACGAAGTCGGACCAGGAGGCGCCCTCCTGCTCCATTTTTTTGACCGCGATCGCCCAATCGTCGGAGGGAGGCGGAAGCCAGGAGAGTTCGAGTTCCAACGGCCTTCGCCCCCACTGTGACTGCTCAATCGCTTACGCGCGGACAGGACGCAATGCGCGCGCTAGAACGACACCTTGATCAACCCCCGGATCGTGCGCGGCGTGCCGAGCACCGAGTTGTTCTGGTAGGCCAGGCTCCAACCCGCTTGGGGCGACGACAGCTGATCCCAGGACATCGGCACGAGGCCGCCCTGAAGGTAATAGGTCTTGTCGAACAGATTATCGACGTTGAGCTGAGTGTGGATGTTGTAGCCGTTGTACAGGAAATCATAGCCCGCGAAGACGCCGACGAGGCCGTAGCTAGGGGTTCCCTGTCCATAAATATAAGTGCCGTCGTTGTTGTAATGGAAGAACGGCAGATATCCGGTGTAGTCATATCTCGCGCCGACCTTCAGACCCTGCAGCGAGCCGTTTCTGAACTCATAGGATGACGCGATGCTTCCCTGGTTGCGCGGCACATAGGGAAAGGGCGACCCGATCGCGGGATTGTAGCCGGCCCCGAAGGGCGAAGCCTTGGTGACCAGGGCGTCGGTGTTGGCGTAAGCGAGATTCACGCTCCAGCCGGGCATGATCTCGCCGCCGATGTCGATTTCGAGTCCCTGCGACCGTCCCTGGCCGACCAGAATCTCGTGTATCTGGTCGTTGGGAATGCCGACCGGAATATTGGTCTTGACGAGGTGATAATAGGCGAGCTGGGCTTGCAGCCTCTGGTCGAAGAACTGAAATTTGACGCCGGCTTCCTCTTGCTGGCCTGCGCTCGGAGGATTGGGCAGGTTCGAGCCGAGGACCAGATAGCCGTTGTAGTTGGGGCTGTAGGATTCGACGTAATTGCCGTAAAGACTCATCCACTCGTAAGGCCGCCAGAGCAGAGCCGCACGCGGCGTGACCCTCTGGTTGACGGTCTGGGTTTTCATTGTCTCGAGAGCCTGTACGCAGGGGATGGAAAGGCCGTAATTGTTCGGATAGCCGCAGGTGTCGTCAGTGGTCGTCTGGAAGCGGCTGTTGACATACTGGTAACGACCGCCGGCGAGGATCTCGAAATCATAGGGAAGCTTGATCTGGTCCTGAATATAGGCGCCGACATTGTCGCCCTGCTGGCCCGAGGCCGCAGAGGGAGCATATAGCGAGGGCGTCGTCGCAGGAGCGGTCCCGAACACGGTCAGCGACCCGAACGAATTTGCCAGAGTGTTGAGGAGCCGACCGTTGTAACGGTAGTAGTCCGCCCCGAGCAGCATGGTGTGCTGGAGCTCGCCGGTCTTGACGTGGCCGACCACGTCCAGATTGGTGACATAGGTCTGCTGGGTCCCGAAGCTGGGATAGCCGCTCTCCACAAGCTGCGCATTGCCGGGCAGGAAGGCGCCGGTGAAGTTGCCTGCGCCGCAATAGCCCCCGGGCGAGATGCAATCCGACACGAGGATGGCGCCGGTCTGGGTGTAGGTGTGGTTGACGGTCTGCCACAGAAAGTTCTGCTGGACCGACCAGTCCTTGTCGAAGTCGTGGTGCCAGGTCACAGTGGCGAAGTTCTGCTTCTGGGCGTCGGGAGACGGCGGCCCCGGATTCCAGCTGCGGCCCAGCCAGAGCGGAAGAACGTTGTTGTAGGTCAGATAGGACAGAAAGACCTGGTTTATGCGGTTTTCCTGATATTGATCGCTGACGCGGATCCAGGTGTTGTTGTCGACGTTCCACTTCACCACGGGATAGAACATCACGTTCCGATTGTAGCCGTAGTCCTGGAACGATCCGTCGTTTTCGTAAGAGGCGATGAAGCGATAAAGAAGGCTTTTATCCGCGGAGAGCGGTCCGGTCGCGTCGAGCACCGTACGATAGGACTGATAGCTGCCGACCTGCTGCTGAATCGAGTAGGCGGGCTTTTCCAGCGGCTGCTTCAAATTGAGGTTGACGATGCCGCCGGGCTCCACGGCGCCGTAGAGAATGGCGGCCGGACCTTTGAGCACCTCGACATTTTCGACATTGGCGAAGAGCGTGCCGCCGATCCCGGAGGTGCCGCCTTGATAAGTGTCCAGCCTCACGCCGTCGCGGTAGTAGGTGCTGGTGGGGAAGCCGCGCAACACGACGGCGCCGAAGGAATAGCCGAAGGAGCTGCCGCCGCCGCCGGAGAAATAGACGCCGCTGACATTGCGCAGCGCCTGCTCGATCGAGGTGACCTGCTGGTCTTCGAGCATCTGGTTGGTGACAGTCTTGGTCGAGAGCGGCGTTTCGATGGCTGGCGTGTTGACCTTGGTGCCGATCGACTGGACCGGCGCCGCATAGGACTTCGGGTTGTTGCAGATGTCGCCGGCGCACATCTCGCCGTTATTCCCGATGCCGATGCTCGTGCCGTTTCCGCCCGCCCCTCCGGTTCCGCCGCCGTCGCCGCCGGCTGGACCGGGCGGCGCGCCCTGGACAACTTTCTCGGCGCCGACATCGATCATAGGCAAGCTCTCCTGCGCCCGGGCCTCGACGACGACCGCGGCTGCGGCGATGGCCGCCAGGGATGCTTCCAAGAAAAGGCGTTTGGTTTTCATCAGGGATCTCCCGCGCCGCATCGGCGGCGCCGTGACAGGACAAATTCTCAAGAAAAGAGAGGCGGCGCGCATGACGAGACGCCCCCTCGAGCGAATGTCAGTATTTCGCGACGACCGGGGCGGGCGCGAACCAATGCCAGTGGTAGTTGACGCCGGCGCGCACGGCGTGGCCGTTGAAGCGCACAGACGACCGATAGCCCGCGGAATAGAGCA
Proteins encoded in this window:
- a CDS encoding TonB-dependent siderophore receptor encodes the protein MKTKRLFLEASLAAIAAAAVVVEARAQESLPMIDVGAEKVVQGAPPGPAGGDGGGTGGAGGNGTSIGIGNNGEMCAGDICNNPKSYAAPVQSIGTKVNTPAIETPLSTKTVTNQMLEDQQVTSIEQALRNVSGVYFSGGGGSSFGYSFGAVVLRGFPTSTYYRDGVRLDTYQGGTSGIGGTLFANVENVEVLKGPAAILYGAVEPGGIVNLNLKQPLEKPAYSIQQQVGSYQSYRTVLDATGPLSADKSLLYRFIASYENDGSFQDYGYNRNVMFYPVVKWNVDNNTWIRVSDQYQENRINQVFLSYLTYNNVLPLWLGRSWNPGPPSPDAQKQNFATVTWHHDFDKDWSVQQNFLWQTVNHTYTQTGAILVSDCISPGGYCGAGNFTGAFLPGNAQLVESGYPSFGTQQTYVTNLDVVGHVKTGELQHTMLLGADYYRYNGRLLNTLANSFGSLTVFGTAPATTPSLYAPSAASGQQGDNVGAYIQDQIKLPYDFEILAGGRYQYVNSRFQTTTDDTCGYPNNYGLSIPCVQALETMKTQTVNQRVTPRAALLWRPYEWMSLYGNYVESYSPNYNGYLVLGSNLPNPPSAGQQEEAGVKFQFFDQRLQAQLAYYHLVKTNIPVGIPNDQIHEILVGQGRSQGLEIDIGGEIMPGWSVNLAYANTDALVTKASPFGAGYNPAIGSPFPYVPRNQGSIASSYEFRNGSLQGLKVGARYDYTGYLPFFHYNNDGTYIYGQGTPSYGLVGVFAGYDFLYNGYNIHTQLNVDNLFDKTYYLQGGLVPMSWDQLSSPQAGWSLAYQNNSVLGTPRTIRGLIKVSF